GGTGATCGAAAAACCGATCACTTTCTCCCTGGAAGAAGCCAAACAATTGCAGGCCAAGGTGGAAGCCACCGGTCTCACCCTGCTGCTCACTCACACCTACACCGGCTACCCGATGGTAAAACAGGCACGCCAGATGGTGAAAGACGGCGCACTGGGCAAAATCCGCAAGGTATGGGTAGAATACCCACAGGGATGGCTCAGCAAAATGAGCGAGCGGGAAGGCAATGCACAGGCAGCCTGGAGAACAGATCCCAAAAAATCCGGTAAGGCTGGCGCCATGGGCGATATCGGCACTCACGCCGCCAACCTGGCTGAATATATCAGCGGCGCTAAAATTGAAAAACTGTGCGCCGACCTGAACATTATGGTACCAGGCCGCGCCCTCGATGATGACGGGGCCGTGCTGCTGCGCTTCGATAACGGCGCTGCGGGCGTGCTGATGGCCTCCCAGGTAGCTGCCGGTGAGGAAAACGCACTGAAAATCCGCATATACGGAGAAAAAGGTGGCCTCGAATGGGCTCAACACGAACCCAACACCCTGCTGGTGAAATGGCTCGATAAGCCGACAGAAATTTATCGTGCCGGCGGTGGTTACACCTTCCAGTCCAGCTACATGACCCACAATACCCGCACGCCGGGCGGTCATCCGGAAGGATACCTGGAAGCATTCGGTAACCTGTACCGCAACTTCGCACAGACCCTCTCTGCCAAAATCGACGGCGTACAGCCGTCACCGGAGTCGCTCGA
The Chitinophaga varians genome window above contains:
- a CDS encoding Gfo/Idh/MocA family protein is translated as MNRKLRMGMIGGGKDAFIGAIHRIAANMDGLIELVAGALSINNEVAVESGKMLFLDPERTYLDFKTMLQKEAAMPADKRLDFVTIVTPNFAHFEPAMMALDLGFNVVIEKPITFSLEEAKQLQAKVEATGLTLLLTHTYTGYPMVKQARQMVKDGALGKIRKVWVEYPQGWLSKMSEREGNAQAAWRTDPKKSGKAGAMGDIGTHAANLAEYISGAKIEKLCADLNIMVPGRALDDDGAVLLRFDNGAAGVLMASQVAAGEENALKIRIYGEKGGLEWAQHEPNTLLVKWLDKPTEIYRAGGGYTFQSSYMTHNTRTPGGHPEGYLEAFGNLYRNFAQTLSAKIDGVQPSPESLDFPSVADGVRGMAFIDNVVRSSQSDAKWTNFDI